The genomic DNA GTAATCATGGGAGTCCATTTCCATACATCCACCATCACTAAAGAAATAATAACCGTTCTTGCATCACTAATCCAGAGACTTCCAGGAAGACCAACGAGACTTAAGAAATAGTTTAATACGCCTATTTGTGGATTTAACATAATGCGCCAGATCAAGGCAATGGCTACAGGTGTAGCCGCAAAGGGAAATATATAAATAGTTTGTACGAAATTACTTCCCTTAAATTCTTTATTAAAATATACAGCGATAAGTAATCCTAAGACTATCTCCAAAGATAAAGATAGGCCGCTAAAGAAAAACATCACTTTTAGGCCGTTCCAAAAGCGGGGGTCAGAAAAAGCGTCGAAATAATTTTGTAGACCTATAAACTTTGGGGAACCTAACCCGATTTTCCATTTACTAAAAGACATATAAATATTATAGATAATAGGAAAAATGACCACGATAAACAAAGTGATCATCGCAGGAGCAGGAAAAGCAATAGAAATATGATTGTCTAAAAAATTAATAAACTTTTCTTTTAATTTCTTCATAAATGTAAACGCTCTTTTTTTATGCAAGAGGGCAGGCTTATAAACCTGCCCTCTTAGTTTATTTTACAATTTTTTATTTTCTAGTGTATTTTATATCTACTCTTTTATTTCGACTATTGTTCCATCGTTTTATTCATTAATTCAGCAGCTTTTTTAGCAGAATCCGCTACATCTTTACCTTCGATGCTATCAACAATTACCTTTCCAACGATATCTCGAATCTCAGAAACATTTAAAACAGGCGGATTCCATTGAGGTTGTCCAATGGCAAAGGATTTCAGAGAGCTTGCCGTCCAATCCGGAGTATTATCAGTAGAAACAAATTTTGGATCGGTCCAAGCTGATTCACGTCCTGCTGGTACACCAGATAGAAGAGCACCCAGTTCATTTTCTTTATTAGTTGCCCATTGGACAAAGAGCCAAGTTGCTTTCTGACATTCGGGTGTGGCTGTTCCGGAAACTGCAAGGCTCCAGTTAGAAACATGGGGAAGTTTACCTGCTGACCCGGCCGGAATAGTCGCATAACCTACTTTACCCACAACTTTTGATTCTTGTGGATTTTCGTAAAGAGACTTAAATA from Candidatus Atribacteria bacterium includes the following:
- a CDS encoding sugar ABC transporter permease, whose product is MKKLKEKFINFLDNHISIAFPAPAMITLFIVVIFPIIYNIYMSFSKWKIGLGSPKFIGLQNYFDAFSDPRFWNGLKVMFFFSGLSLSLEIVLGLLIAVYFNKEFKGSNFVQTIYIFPFAATPVAIALIWRIMLNPQIGVLNYFLSLVGLPGSLWISDARTVIISLVMVDVWKWTPMITLIVLAGLKSLPKDPYEAAIIDGANAFHVFSYITLPLIRPVLITALTLRSLDNLKEFDIIYTITQGGPGIASETLYLYSYKTAFSFFKAGYGSTLIIIVFLLVLLFNVVMNKIRYRT